From a region of the Aeoliella mucimassa genome:
- a CDS encoding S49 family peptidase, with product MKHELAAVLPAAAAELQEALAISPTHQVVRFREDSKLVATCWVEGVLTPWYLERVRERLYSILRNDAVGHVIIRMSSPGGLVAGVPETADLVREFSEAKAVTVIASEYLASAAYWIASQATTIIASPSTVVGSVGVISVLTDSSAAYEAAGIKVIPVASANAKHRGMPGVPVTEGDIEAVRAQVEEVSRWFLQYINRVPPKCSRRRMTSDQVLNAISAETYYAEEALKRGFVDEVAAPEQAIAAVLANDKHADLRGKDAYDKYAELALAAHPGVDFLADLSESQEAALRRKYPTLAEAADDYRRLH from the coding sequence ATGAAACACGAATTGGCAGCAGTGCTGCCGGCCGCGGCGGCTGAACTTCAAGAAGCGTTGGCGATTTCGCCAACGCACCAGGTTGTGCGTTTTCGCGAGGACTCGAAGCTGGTCGCCACCTGCTGGGTCGAAGGCGTGTTGACGCCTTGGTATCTGGAGCGGGTGCGCGAGAGGCTGTACTCGATTCTGCGTAATGATGCTGTTGGCCATGTGATAATTCGCATGAGTTCGCCGGGTGGTCTAGTCGCAGGCGTGCCTGAAACGGCCGACTTGGTGCGAGAGTTCAGCGAAGCGAAAGCGGTAACTGTTATAGCAAGTGAGTACCTAGCGAGCGCCGCCTACTGGATCGCTTCGCAAGCCACCACAATCATCGCTTCGCCTTCAACGGTGGTGGGCTCCGTTGGTGTGATTTCGGTGCTCACCGATTCGAGCGCCGCTTATGAAGCGGCTGGCATTAAAGTGATTCCGGTTGCCTCGGCAAATGCGAAGCATCGCGGAATGCCCGGCGTGCCTGTCACTGAGGGCGATATCGAAGCGGTTCGCGCACAGGTCGAGGAAGTTAGCAGATGGTTCCTGCAATACATCAATCGCGTGCCTCCCAAGTGCAGCCGACGCCGCATGACTTCCGACCAGGTACTGAATGCGATTTCCGCCGAAACCTACTATGCAGAGGAAGCGTTGAAGCGGGGCTTCGTTGACGAGGTGGCAGCCCCCGAGCAGGCCATCGCGGCGGTACTCGCGAACGACAAGCACGCCGACCTCCGCGGCAAGGATGCTTACGACAAGTACGCCGAGCTGGCTCTCGCCGCGCACCCCGGCGTTGACTTTTTGGCAGACCTCAGTGAATCACAGGAGGCTGCTTTGCGACGCAAATACCCAACACTTGCCGAAGCTGCCGACGACTACCGGCGGCTCCACTAG